A single region of the Oryzias latipes chromosome 19, ASM223467v1 genome encodes:
- the naglu gene encoding alpha-N-acetylglucosaminidase, translated as MKTAMSALAGCGRALLVLSLFAAADCSFPPLDHLRPGASDRAQAAAVSALLQRLLGNRSAEFVVSVNRSLSPDSLDVCELRSGKGDRIVAAGNTGVAVASGIYNYLKYFCGCHVSWSGDQLELPSPLPALSGVLRINTPHRFRYYQNVCTVSYSSVWWDWPRWEREIDWMALNGINLPLAFTGQEALWQEVYRSLGLNQSDIEEFFSGPAFLAWNRMANMYKFGGPLPQSWHVNQLRLQFRILERMRAFGMIPVLPAFSGNVPKGILKLHPEANVTRLGPWAHFNCSFSCSYVLDPRDPLFLQIGSLYLSQVVKQFGTDHIYNTDTFNEMTPPSSDPAYLSAISRSVFASMTAVDPKAIWLMQGWLFFSDAAFWKPPQIRALLHGVPLGRMIVLDLFAETEPVFSYTESFYGQPFIWCMLHNFGGNNGFFGTVESINSGPFKALNFKNSTMVGIGMTPEGIHQNPVIYELMSELAWRKESVNLTKWASLYAARRYGSMHESLSAAWKLLFSSVYNCTVPHYRNHNHSPLVRRPSFNMNTGLWYDPADLLETWKLFMEAAPSLMSKETFRYDLVDVTRQVLQDLTTYFYQDIKDAFHSKKMPELLTSGGVLIYDLFPELNRLLNSDRNFLLGTWLEQAQSFALDEPEARLYDLNARNQLTLWGPSGEILDYANKEWGGLVEDYYAQRWSLFVQTLVDCLNSGLPFKQDAFNQAVFRVEKGFISNGRKYPTKPQGDTYEIAHRIFLKYYPQALKRL; from the exons ATGAAGACCGCCATGTCCGCCCTCGCCGGCTGCGGTCGGGCTCTGCTTGTCCTCAGTCTGTTCGCGGCGGCGGACTGCAGCTTCCCGCCTCTGGACCACCTCAGACCCGGAGCCAGCGACCGGGCGCAGGCGGCGGCGGTGTCCGCGCTGCTGCAGCGGCTGCTGGGGAACCGCTCCGCGGAGTTCGTGGTGTCCGTGAACCGGAGCCTGTCCCCCGACAGCCTGGACGTGTGCGAGCTCCGCTCCGGGAAAGGCGACCGGATCGTGGCCGCGGGGAACACCGGGGTGGCGGTGGCCTCCGGGATCTACAACTACCTGAAGTATTTCTGCGGCTGCCACGTTTCCTGGTCCGGGGATCAGCTGGAGCTCCCCAGCCCCCTTCCCGCGCTGAGCGGCGTCCTGCGCATCAACACCCCGCACAG GTTCCGGTACTACCAAAACGTTTGCACCGTCAGCTACTCCTCGGTGTGGTGGGACTGGCCCAGATGGGAACGAGAGATCGACTGGATGGCCCTGAATGGAATTAATCTACCACTGGCCTTCACAGGCCAGGAAGCTCTTTGGCAAGAG GTGTATCGCTCTCTTGGACTAAACCAGTCGGACATCGAGGAATTCTTCTCTGGACCGGCGTTTCTGGCCTGGAACCGCATGGCCAACATGTATAAGTTTGGTGGACCCCTGCCACAGTCCTGGCATGTGAACCAGCTTCGCCTTCAA TTCAGGATCTTGGAGAGAATGAGGGCTTTTGGAATGATCCCCGTGCTTCCGGCCTTTTCCGGAAATGTTCCCAAAGGAATTTTGAA GCTGCATCCAGAGGCCAACGTCACCAGACTGGGACCTTGGGCTCACTTCAACTGCAGCTTCTCCTGCTCCTACGTCTTGGACCCCAGAGACCCGCTTTTTCTCCAGATCGGCTCCCTTTATTTGTCGCAGGTGGTGAAGCAGTTTGGTACCGATCACATCTACAACACTGACACTTTTAACGAGATGACCCCGCCTTCCTCTGACCCCGCCTACCTGTCTGCCATCAGTCGCTCTGTTTTTGCCTCTATGActgcag TCGATCCAAAGGCCATCTGGCTGATGCAAGGCTGGCTGTTCTTCAGTGATGCTGCGTTCTGGAAGCCGCCGCAGATTCGGGCGCTGCTGCACGGAGTCCCGCTGGGCCGCATGATCGTGTTAGATCTTTTTGCGGAGACCGAGCCGGTTTTCTCTTACACAGAGTCCTTCTACGGACAGCCCTTCATCTGGTGCATGCTGCACAACTTTGGCGGCAACAACGGCTTCTTTGGCACAGTGGAAAGCATCAATTCTGGGCCCTTTAAAGCCCTGAACTTCAAGAACTCAACCATGGTGGGCATAGGAATGACCCCGGAGGGCATTCACCAGAATCCTGTCATATATGAGCTGATGAGTGAACTGGCTTGGCGGAAGGAGTCCGTCAACCTGACCAAGTGGGCGTCCCTGTACGCAGCGCGGCGCTACGGCAGCATGCATGAGAGTCTGAGCGCTGCATGGAAGCTTTTGTTCAGCAGCGTCTACAACTGCACCGTGCCGCACTACAGAAACCACAACCACAGCCCCCTGGTGCGCAGGCCTTCCTTCAACATGAACACGGGTCTGTGGTACGACCCTGCCGACCTGTTGGAAACCTGGAAGTTGTTCATGGAAGCAGCTCCATCGCTGATGTCCAAGGAGACCTTCCGCTATGATCTAGTAGATGTGACTCGCCAAGTCCTCCAAGACCTCACAACATACTTTTACCAGGATATCAAAGATGCTTTCCACAGTAAAAAGATGCCGGAGCTGCTGACGTCCGGCGGCGTTCTGATCTACGACCTGTTTCCCGAACTCAATCGACTGCTGAACAGCGACCGGAACTTCCTGTTGGGGACATGGCTGGAGCAGGCTCAATCCTTCGCCCTGGACGAGCCGGAGGCGCGGCTTTACGACCTGAATGCCAGAAACCAGCTGACTCTGTGGGGTCCCAGCGGGGAGATCCTCGATTACGCCAACAAGGAGTGGGGAGGCCTAGTGGAGGACTACTACGCCCAGCGGTGGAGCCTGTTCGTCCAGACGCTGGTGGACTGTCTCAACAGCGGGCTGCCATTCAAGCAGGACGCTTTCAATCAAGCGGTTTTCCGGGTGGAAAAAGGATTCATTTCCAACGGCAGGAAGTACCCAACCAAACCCCAAGGGGACACTTATGAGATAGCCCACAGAATCTTCCTCAAATATTACCCACAGGCCCTCAAGAGGCTATAA